TGGTCAACAAATCCATATCCGGTGTCATCCCGCATTTTTTCGTCAGATCGTCTGCATATTGCGCGATCAAATCGTCTCTCTTACCCATAAATAGTCCCCGTCATTTAAAAATATGGCCGTTTTGGGCCTTCACAGAAAAAAGCGTAGCAATCAAAGTGTTTTGGAAAAAGGGGGAAATTTTTCCCGGACGCCTCTCGGCGGAATTGACCCATCAACAGGAGATACGCCGCTGAAAGCTGATCAGCAGCAGCACCTCCCGTCGCCGACCACGTGCCCTCGACTACACCGGTGTGGCAATCAGTTGATTGCCAATTGTGACAAGCTCGCAAGCGCGGGCGTTTATCGGAATTCAATCCACAGATTCACGAAATTTCTATCTTGCATTGCAAGTGGCAAAGTCATGTGTAAGGTCGCATTTCAGTGTCCGCCAGAAGCGCATAAATCATAGGCCGCATGTTCTGTTTTCGCGGCCTTCATTTCAATCGGCACCGAACCCGCCTCAAATTCCAAGTTAAATGACGATCAGATCTGAAACGCAAAGCTGCTCGAAGGCTATTTGTCAAACCTGCGAAACTGCCCGGAATCATTGAAAGCCCGTCCGGAAAAGATGACAGCGACTGCTTGGAGACAAGCAATTAGGTTTCCTCCCAATGCCCAGAAGCCAGCAGCTTAACCAACGCAGACCAAAGGGTTTTGGGAGGAAAAAATGCTGTGATCAGTAGCGATAATGCTCCGGCTTGAACGGGCCTTCTGGGGCAACGCCGATGTAGGCCGCTTGATCAGCATCCAGTTTGCTCAACTTCACACCGATCCGATCAAGGTGCAGCCGCGCAACTTTTTCATCCAGATGCTTGGGCAAGATGTAGACATCATTCTTATACTCATCGCCTTTGGTCCACAGCTCGATCTGAGCCAGAACCTGATTGGTGAAGGATGCAGACATCACAAAAGATGGGTGACCTGTTGCGTTCCCAAGGTTCAGCAAACGCCCTTCGGAAAGCAGAATCAAGCGATTGCCATTTGGCATCTCGATCATGTCTACTTGTTCTTTGATATTGGTCCATTTGTGATTTTTCAGGGCGGCAACCTGAATTTCGTTGTCAAAGTGTCCAATGTTGCCGACGATGGCCATGTCTTTCATCTCGCGCATATGCTCGATACGGATAACGTCTTTGTTGCCCGTGGTCGTGATGAAAATATCGGCCGATCCCACCACATCTTCTAGCAACACAACCTCAAAACCATCCATGGCGGCCTGAAGCGCGCAAATCGGATCAACCTCGGTCACCTTGACGCGCGCGCCAGCCCCGCGCAATGAGGCCGCAGAGCCTTTGCCCACATCACCGTAGCCCATTACCACGGCGACTTTGCCTGCCATCATTGTGTCCGTCGCGCGGCGAATGCCGTCGACCAGCGACTCTTTACAACCGTATTTATTGTCGAACTTTGATTTGGTGACAGAATCGTTCACGTTGATCGCCGGGAAGGGCAACTGGCCATCTCGCACCAATTCATAAAGGCGGTGCACACCAGTCGTTGTTTCCTCGGAAACGCCTACAATCTGGTTGCGCATTTTGGTGAACCAACCAGGACTGGCCTCAAGACGCTTTTTGATCTGTGCCTTAATGGCGACTTCTTCTTCAGAGCCTGGCACCGGAATGACTTCCTCACCCGCCTCAGCACGAGCACCCAAAAGAATATAGAGCGTGGCGTCACCCCCATCATCAAGGATCAGGTTGGGGCCTTCCTCGAACATGAAGGATTTGTCCAGGTAGTCCCAATGCTCCTCCAAAGTCTGACCTTTGATCGCGAAAACAGGAGTACCGCCCGCTGCGATCGCCGCTGCGGCGTGATCCTGGGTAGAAAAAATATTACAGGACGCCCAGCGCACATCCGCGCCCAACGCAACCAGTGTTTCAATCAGAACTGCAGTCTGGATAGTCATGTGCAAAGAGCCAACGATGCGTGAACCCTTGAGCGGCTTGCTCTCACCATATTCATCGCGCAGAGCCATCAACCCCGGCATTTCAGTTTCCGCAATGTTAAGCTCTTTGCGCCCGTATTCAGCAAGTGCTATGTCTTTTACAATATAGTCGTTAGTCATGAGATCAGATTCCTATCTGCGCGATTTGCAGCGCAGATAGCACCCGCGATAGCATGAAACAATCCTTCAGGTTGAATCTCTATGAACTCATCGTTTATTTTTGCGCGTTGAAGCAATTTCGCCCCGCAGAACAGCCTATCCAAAACACGAAGTCAGAGCGTTTTAATCCCCACCCGAATGGTCCATTTTGACCGCCTGACATGTCAGTAACGGGTGGCGATCCAACATCAGATGCGTTTAGTTGCAGATCTGACGTATGACGAAGAAATCGAGCGGTTAGAATATGGCAAAACCGAAACGCGCGTGGCAGCGAATGTTATCGGGTCGCAGGCTTGATCTGCTGGATCCGACACCTGTCGATATTGAAATCGAAGATATTGCGCATGGGCTGGCCTTTGTGGCGCGTTGGAATGGTCAAACAAGTGGGGACTACGCATATTCTGTAGCTGAGCATTCCTTATTGGTGGAAACCCTTTTCAGCCGGATTTCGCCAAAGGCGCCCGCCAAATGGCGACTTGCAGCGCTGCTTCATGATGCACCCGAATATGTGATCGGTGACATGATTTCTCCGGTTAAGGCAGCCGTTGGCCCGGGATACGGCGCATTGGATGACCGTCTCACTGCGGCTGTGCACATCCGCTTTGGCTTACCGGCTGCAGTACCGGCACCGGTCAAGAAGCAGGTCAAAAAGGCAGATAGGATTAGTGCCTGGATGGAGGCGACACAAATTGCGGGATTCTCCGTCACCGAAGCAAACAGATTATTTGGCGCACCCGATACGGCGATTGTCGACGGTTTGAAAATTGTGCTGCGACCGCCTTTGGAGACCAGAAATGCGTTTACTCATCGGCACGATGAACTTTTGAAGGCCATCGGATGATTCAGGTTCGACCGGCAATGGCATTGGACAGCGGATCAATGGCCAAGCTCCTCAATGCCATTATTGAAAGGGGCGGAACAACAGCCCTCACCCGCCCGGTCACCGCAACAGACATCACAGAATGGATGAACGCTGCACCGGGCCGGTCAGCCTGGCATGTGGCGGTCAATGAACGAGAAGAGGTTGTCGGATTTCAATGGATCGCACCGCATGTCTTGTTACCGCCCCAGGCCGTTGATGTCGCCACATTCGTTCAGATTGGACAGTCCGGCCTTGGCATAGGCTCGGCGCTGTTTGAAGCGACGTCGAAGGCGGCCAAAGCGCTGGGTTACGACTGGATCAACGCGACGATTCGCGCGGACAATGAGGGCGGATTGACATATTATCAAAGCCGTGGGTTCAGAGACTGGCATTTCGACGAAGGCGTTGTGCTCGACAGCGGCCAGGTCGTGAACAAGATCAGCAAACGATTTGATGTCTAGTTGGTCAAGATGGCCAGAAGCCGTTCTTGGATAAGACATTAACGTGGTGAACGCTTAGCCAAAATGCGCTGTAAAGTCCGGCGATGCATGTTGAGCCGCCGCGCCGTTTCGCTGACATTTCGATCACATAGCTCGAACACGCGTTGAATATGCTCCCAACGCACGCGATCAGCGCTCATCGGGTTTTCAGGAGGCGGCGGAAGATCATCACCGCGCGCCAACAGAGCATTCACGATGTCCGCCGCATCCGCTGGTTTTGACAAATAATCCGTCGCCCCGATTTTTACGGCCGCAACAGCGGTTGCAATAGCACCGTATCCAGTCAGAACCACCACCCTTACATCCGGGCGATGCTCGCGCAGAACTTCCACAACGTCGAGACCATTTCCATCTTCAAGTCGCAGATCTATGACCGCGAACGCCGGTGGCCGGGCTGTCGCAATTGCCTTACCAGCAGCGACGGAATCCGCCATCTCGACCGAAAAACCACGTTTTTCCATTGCTTTTGCAAGACGACGCAAAAATGGTTCGTCATCATCCACCAATAACAGGCTGGTGTCATCTCCAAGTTTCAGTTCTGCTGCATCCTGCATCGGAAGCCTTCCTTAGCGCACTCAATATGATCACTTATATGTTTCAGTAAGGGGGCTTCGTCAAATTTCCCGGACATACGCAGGAAGAATCACGCGTTTTCAGCAAAGCAGGATACGGTTTTCACCATATCATCTACAGAGGTCTCTCGGCGGAAAAACTCCACGAACCCATGTTCAGGTAACACCAGATAACTAAAGGTGGAGTGATCGACGAGGTAGTATTCATCATCGTCGTCATGTGCCTTGTAATACGTGCGATATGCCTCGCTGGCAGCTTTCACCTGCTCGGGTGATCCAGTCAGGCCAATCATACGTTCATGCAGGTTTTCAGCAAAATCCCCGACAACTTCTGGCGTGTCTCTTTTGGGATCGATTGAGATAAATACTGGCGTGACGGAGATGTTATTCTCTGCCAGAACATCCACAGCTTCCGCGTTGCGCGCCGTATCGATCGGGCAGACGTCAGGACAAAAAGTGTACCCAAAGTACACAATAGAAGGCTCAGTGATCACATCCGTGTCCGTTACAGTTTCTCCCCGGCTGTTGACCAATTCGAATGGACCACCAATGGACCCGGCGCCACCGGCCACCTGGCTTGCGCGACATTGGGCAAACTGATCGTTTCCCTGCGACGATTGAGAGGCATACCAGATACCGCCAAGAAGTCCGGCAATTGCGAGGGCAGAAATCGAGGCAATATAGCGCATGGGTTTCGCTTCTCCTGAAGTGCGTTAGGGTATCATTATCAAATTGAAGACCTAACGTCCTGCGACATCTATGCAACTCAACAAGCGGTGAGCAGAATGCCCCAAACCGACCTCAGACCTCTGAGCGGCGACACCCGCGCAAACTGGATCCGGCTTCGGACCATGATTTTACTGCGCTGGTTCGCCATTGGGGGTCAGTTAACGGCGATTGTTGTTGCGCAATACTGGTACGGCTTACAGCTTGAAATCGGCCTGTGTTATTTCGTTGTTGGTGCGTCAGTCATTGCCAATCTCGTCGCCATTTTCGTGTTTCCAGAAAACAAACGTCTGAGCGAAGTTGAAAACATGCTGATGGTCATGTTCGATTTGTTGCAATTGAGCGCTCTTTTGTTCCTGACAGGCGGACTTCACAACCCGTTTGCGCTTCTGATGTTGGGGCCGGTTACCATTTCAGCCGCCGTGTTGACGTTAAGATCGACGGTCGTGCTCGGCAGTACAGCGATCATCATGGTGTCATTGCTGTCTCGACTCTACTTGCCGCTTCAAACAGAAAACGGGACCGTCCTTGAATTCCCTCAGCTTTTTGTGTTCGGGAACTGGATCGCCTTGATCATTGCAATTGTTTTCATCAGCGCCTATTCGGTCCGTGTCACATCAGAAATACACTCAATGTCAGACGCTTTGGCGGCGACACAAATGGCGCTGGCGCGTGAACAGAAACTGACGGACCTTGGGGGCGTGGTTGCAGCCGCCGCACATGAGCTTGGCACCCCTCTTGCGACCATCAAGCTGGCAAGTGGTGAACTCTACGAGGAGCTTTCCGACAGCCCTGACTTACGCGAAGATGCAGCTTTGATCCGCGAGCAGGCGGACCGTTGCAGGGACATCTTGCGTGATATGGGGCGCGCCGGGAAAGACGATCTTCATCTGCGCCGTGCGCCTTTGATGGCTTTGGTCGAAGAGGCGGCAGAACCGCATATGGAGCGCGGTAAGCCGGTGCATTTCATCCACCTCGATGATCCGGTTCTTCAGCCCGTTATTCACAGAGAACCCGAAATAATCCACGGGTTGCGAAATTTGATCCAGAATGCAGTCGACTTTGCCGCAAGCGAAGTCTGGATTGAAGCGGGCTGGAACGAAGATACTGTTTCCCTTCGAATCATGGATGACGGCTGTGGATTCCCAGCCCACTTGTTAGGCAGGATCGGGGATCCTTTTATGCGGCGCAGACCATCAGTATCGCATAATGACCTGCGTCCTGAATATGAAGGTATGGGTCTGGGCTTGTTCATCGCCAAGACACTTCTGGAACGTTCAGGTGCCGAGTTGCAGTTTGCCAATGGGCGCGACCCGATCGGTCGACCGGTCGAAACTTCGCTCAGCTTGGGCGCGGTTGTCAAAGTTACCTGGCCCCGGAGCAGAATCGAAGTACGTAAAGACTTTGACTCAGTTGGATTGGGTGAAAACCGCCCCATAACCGCCTGATCAGAGCTCAAAGTTAACCTGGAATTAACTAAGCTGAGTGAACAGTAAACTTAACTTCAATCAGGATAGGAAATTAAGGCTTATGCCTTTGTGGGACATTGCTGCCATTTTGGGAGCTGCTGGGTTGAGCGCCGCAGCCGGGTTGCTTTGGATCAGCCGGTCTTCGCAAAAACCAATGAATGTCGCGCCGTCAAACCTTTCCGGAAAAAAACCGGATGGCATCTCCTTTCTGTTTGATCAGGAAGATTTGCACCACGCTTCTGAAACCGCTCAACAGTTGTATCAGGTCTCCCCGGGAGAAGACGACTGGCAGACATGGCGTGACCGGATGTTGAACCGATTTCCCGCTTTGCCGGAAAAACCTCATCTAAATCAAATCGATGGCATGACGATCGAAGCGCGCCATGCCGAAGACATTGCCACCCTGAAACTCACGCACAAGGGCCAGTTCACACAGGTTCAGATGAACGACGACCGGATGGTCAATGCGGCGCAATCGCAGAAACTGCGTACCATTCACCGTGAGCTTGCCGATCTGCGGCGCGCCAGTGACACGACTCCACATGCGGTTTGGCAAATCGACGCACAGGGTCAAGTAACATGGTTCAACCTCGCTTACGAAGACCTGTATGACAAGCTGCACAGGTCAGCACCACAGCCCGAAAAGCCAGTTTTTGAAGTCGCAAACTCAAAGACCGCAAAGGTCGGCCGGCAACGAGTGTCCACTCAGTCGAGCATAGACGGCAACAAGGACTGGTACGATGTAAGCGCCGTGACGGTCGGCGACATCACGATTTTCCACGCGGTTGACGTAAATGCGGTGGTCAAATCTGAGGCTGCCCAGCGCAATTTCGTCCAGACATTGGCCAAGACTTTTGCGCAGCTCGCAATCGGGTTGGCCATTTTTGACCGAAACGGTCAGTTAGTGCTGTTTAATCCAGCCCTGATTGACCTGACGGACCTGCCTGCTGAATTCCTGAGCGGCCGGCCGACGCTTTTGTCGTTCTTTGATCGGATGCGCGAAAATCGTCGCATGCCGGAGCCAAAGAACTACCACTCCTGGCGCCAGGAAATTTCCGAGGTGATAGCCGCTGCGACTGACGGCCGCTATCAGGAAACATGGACCCTTGAAACCGGTCAAACTTACCGCGTCCGTGGACGGCCCCATCCAGACGGAGCCATTGCTTTTTTAATTGAGGACATCAGCGCGGAAGTCTCTCTGACGCGCAATTTCCGTGCGGAACTGGAACTTGGCCAATCCCTGATGGACACCTTCGATGAAGGCCTCGTTGTGTTTTCCTCGACCGGGGTACTCACGTTTTGCAACCTTGCCTACCGGGAACTCTGGGGTCTGGACCCCGACAACTCCTTCGCAGACGTCACAGTTTTGGACTCAGTCGAGGCATGGAAACAGCAATGCAAATCGGGTGCGCGCTGGGCGGCTCTGACCGATTTTGTCCGAAACATAAGCGAGCGCACATCCTGGGAAATGCCCGTCACATTGCATGACGGCGCGCTATTGTCCTGCACCGTCTCGCGCATAGCGTCCGGGGCGACCGTCATTCGCTTTATCAAAACCGAAACCCCCATTGCAAAGCTTGAAGCACCCAAACTGGATTCGCGCACCCTATAGGTCGGGTTAAACCTTGCAGCCACAGCCCTGCGCGGTAAGCATGGGTTATGGCGGAAAACTCCCTTTCTCTGGTGTTACGGTCTGGTGACGCAACGGCATCTGCGGCAGCGCTTTTGGCCAGCCAGCTTCGGTCCGGTGATACGATCCTGCTCCACGGTACGATAGGTGCGGGGAAAACGCATTTCGCCCGTGCGATTGTACAGTCGCTTCTGACCGCCCCAGAAGACGTGCCATCGCCAACGTTTACTCTTGTGCAAACCTATCAGACCCGATTTGGCCCACTTTGGCATTCCGACCTCTACCGCATTGGAGCAATGGATGAAATTGAGGAGCTTGGTCTGCTGGATGCTTTCGATGTTGCGATTTGTCTGGTTGAATGGCCGGATCGTCTGGGAACCTTATGCCCGGCCTCTGCCTTGAACA
This genomic interval from Paracoccaceae bacterium contains the following:
- a CDS encoding PAS-domain containing protein, which produces MPLWDIAAILGAAGLSAAAGLLWISRSSQKPMNVAPSNLSGKKPDGISFLFDQEDLHHASETAQQLYQVSPGEDDWQTWRDRMLNRFPALPEKPHLNQIDGMTIEARHAEDIATLKLTHKGQFTQVQMNDDRMVNAAQSQKLRTIHRELADLRRASDTTPHAVWQIDAQGQVTWFNLAYEDLYDKLHRSAPQPEKPVFEVANSKTAKVGRQRVSTQSSIDGNKDWYDVSAVTVGDITIFHAVDVNAVVKSEAAQRNFVQTLAKTFAQLAIGLAIFDRNGQLVLFNPALIDLTDLPAEFLSGRPTLLSFFDRMRENRRMPEPKNYHSWRQEISEVIAAATDGRYQETWTLETGQTYRVRGRPHPDGAIAFLIEDISAEVSLTRNFRAELELGQSLMDTFDEGLVVFSSTGVLTFCNLAYRELWGLDPDNSFADVTVLDSVEAWKQQCKSGARWAALTDFVRNISERTSWEMPVTLHDGALLSCTVSRIASGATVIRFIKTETPIAKLEAPKLDSRTL
- a CDS encoding ActS/PrrB/RegB family redox-sensitive histidine kinase → MPQTDLRPLSGDTRANWIRLRTMILLRWFAIGGQLTAIVVAQYWYGLQLEIGLCYFVVGASVIANLVAIFVFPENKRLSEVENMLMVMFDLLQLSALLFLTGGLHNPFALLMLGPVTISAAVLTLRSTVVLGSTAIIMVSLLSRLYLPLQTENGTVLEFPQLFVFGNWIALIIAIVFISAYSVRVTSEIHSMSDALAATQMALAREQKLTDLGGVVAAAAHELGTPLATIKLASGELYEELSDSPDLREDAALIREQADRCRDILRDMGRAGKDDLHLRRAPLMALVEEAAEPHMERGKPVHFIHLDDPVLQPVIHREPEIIHGLRNLIQNAVDFAASEVWIEAGWNEDTVSLRIMDDGCGFPAHLLGRIGDPFMRRRPSVSHNDLRPEYEGMGLGLFIAKTLLERSGAELQFANGRDPIGRPVETSLSLGAVVKVTWPRSRIEVRKDFDSVGLGENRPITA
- a CDS encoding GNAT family N-acetyltransferase, yielding MIQVRPAMALDSGSMAKLLNAIIERGGTTALTRPVTATDITEWMNAAPGRSAWHVAVNEREEVVGFQWIAPHVLLPPQAVDVATFVQIGQSGLGIGSALFEATSKAAKALGYDWINATIRADNEGGLTYYQSRGFRDWHFDEGVVLDSGQVVNKISKRFDV
- a CDS encoding ActR/PrrA/RegA family redox response regulator transcription factor codes for the protein MQDAAELKLGDDTSLLLVDDDEPFLRRLAKAMEKRGFSVEMADSVAAGKAIATARPPAFAVIDLRLEDGNGLDVVEVLREHRPDVRVVVLTGYGAIATAVAAVKIGATDYLSKPADAADIVNALLARGDDLPPPPENPMSADRVRWEHIQRVFELCDRNVSETARRLNMHRRTLQRILAKRSPR
- the ahcY gene encoding adenosylhomocysteinase, which produces MTNDYIVKDIALAEYGRKELNIAETEMPGLMALRDEYGESKPLKGSRIVGSLHMTIQTAVLIETLVALGADVRWASCNIFSTQDHAAAAIAAGGTPVFAIKGQTLEEHWDYLDKSFMFEEGPNLILDDGGDATLYILLGARAEAGEEVIPVPGSEEEVAIKAQIKKRLEASPGWFTKMRNQIVGVSEETTTGVHRLYELVRDGQLPFPAINVNDSVTKSKFDNKYGCKESLVDGIRRATDTMMAGKVAVVMGYGDVGKGSAASLRGAGARVKVTEVDPICALQAAMDGFEVVLLEDVVGSADIFITTTGNKDVIRIEHMREMKDMAIVGNIGHFDNEIQVAALKNHKWTNIKEQVDMIEMPNGNRLILLSEGRLLNLGNATGHPSFVMSASFTNQVLAQIELWTKGDEYKNDVYILPKHLDEKVARLHLDRIGVKLSKLDADQAAYIGVAPEGPFKPEHYRY
- a CDS encoding HD family hydrolase gives rise to the protein MAKPKRAWQRMLSGRRLDLLDPTPVDIEIEDIAHGLAFVARWNGQTSGDYAYSVAEHSLLVETLFSRISPKAPAKWRLAALLHDAPEYVIGDMISPVKAAVGPGYGALDDRLTAAVHIRFGLPAAVPAPVKKQVKKADRISAWMEATQIAGFSVTEANRLFGAPDTAIVDGLKIVLRPPLETRNAFTHRHDELLKAIG
- a CDS encoding SCO family protein, giving the protein MRYIASISALAIAGLLGGIWYASQSSQGNDQFAQCRASQVAGGAGSIGGPFELVNSRGETVTDTDVITEPSIVYFGYTFCPDVCPIDTARNAEAVDVLAENNISVTPVFISIDPKRDTPEVVGDFAENLHERMIGLTGSPEQVKAASEAYRTYYKAHDDDDEYYLVDHSTFSYLVLPEHGFVEFFRRETSVDDMVKTVSCFAENA
- the tsaE gene encoding tRNA (adenosine(37)-N6)-threonylcarbamoyltransferase complex ATPase subunit type 1 TsaE, giving the protein MAENSLSLVLRSGDATASAAALLASQLRSGDTILLHGTIGAGKTHFARAIVQSLLTAPEDVPSPTFTLVQTYQTRFGPLWHSDLYRIGAMDEIEELGLLDAFDVAICLVEWPDRLGTLCPASALNIWLEDGTNEDERKLTATWVDTRWDPKMTCWTKL